One genomic window of Halococcus sediminicola includes the following:
- a CDS encoding phosphoglucomutase/phosphomannomutase family protein produces the protein MDAISFGTDGWRATLDTFTAPRVRMVGQAVATHLREAGHSAPVGVCYDARETSRGFAEDLSRVLAANGFDVLLPERDRPTPLLAWAIDERELAGGLMVTASHNPADYNGVKFIPDDGAPALPETTETIEANLAEPEALPEGEWGTVREVDFVASHAEHARDLAGDYGKSALDGLTVAYDAMHGSGRGVTDELLSRAGASVKRLRCERAPDFGGTPPEPNSEHLTELEACVRDGAANLGIANDGDADRLAVVTPERGYLDENLFFAALYDYLLESDSGPAVRTVSTTFLVDRVAEAHGEEVVETAVGFKWVARAMAEHDALVGGEESGGFSVRGHIREKDGVLLALLAAAAEKEESLDNRVDRLLEEYGEIHQSKVSVECPESEKTRVLDELEGELPERVAGEAVAEVVTKDGFKILLDSGAWLLVRPSGTEPVLRVYAEAESEERVGELLDAGRELVTPLV, from the coding sequence ATGGACGCCATCTCCTTCGGCACCGACGGCTGGCGGGCGACGCTCGACACCTTCACCGCGCCGCGCGTGCGGATGGTCGGGCAGGCGGTCGCTACACACCTCCGCGAGGCAGGTCACAGCGCGCCAGTGGGCGTCTGCTACGACGCCCGCGAGACCTCCAGGGGATTCGCCGAGGACCTCTCACGGGTGCTCGCGGCCAACGGATTCGACGTCCTGCTCCCCGAGCGCGACCGCCCGACGCCGCTGCTCGCGTGGGCCATCGACGAGCGCGAACTGGCGGGCGGGCTGATGGTCACGGCCTCGCACAACCCCGCCGACTACAACGGCGTGAAGTTCATCCCCGACGACGGCGCGCCCGCCCTGCCCGAGACAACCGAAACAATCGAGGCGAACCTCGCCGAGCCGGAGGCGCTGCCCGAAGGGGAGTGGGGAACCGTTCGAGAGGTTGATTTCGTCGCCTCGCACGCCGAGCACGCCCGCGACCTCGCCGGCGACTATGGAAAAAGCGCACTCGACGGTCTCACCGTCGCCTACGACGCCATGCACGGCAGCGGTCGCGGCGTCACCGACGAACTGCTCTCGCGGGCAGGGGCGTCGGTCAAGCGACTGCGCTGCGAGCGCGCACCGGATTTCGGCGGCACGCCGCCCGAGCCAAACTCCGAGCATCTCACAGAACTGGAAGCGTGCGTCCGGGATGGCGCGGCGAATCTCGGCATCGCCAACGACGGCGACGCCGACCGGCTCGCAGTCGTCACCCCGGAACGGGGCTATCTCGACGAGAACCTGTTTTTCGCCGCGCTGTACGACTACCTCCTCGAATCGGATTCGGGTCCCGCAGTCCGGACCGTCTCGACGACGTTTCTCGTGGACAGGGTCGCCGAGGCCCACGGTGAGGAAGTCGTCGAGACCGCGGTCGGGTTCAAGTGGGTCGCGCGGGCGATGGCCGAGCACGACGCGCTCGTCGGCGGCGAGGAGTCGGGTGGGTTCTCGGTTCGTGGTCACATCCGCGAGAAGGATGGGGTACTGCTAGCGCTGCTCGCGGCGGCCGCCGAAAAGGAAGAATCGCTCGACAACCGGGTGGATCGCTTACTCGAAGAGTATGGAGAAATCCACCAGTCGAAGGTCAGCGTCGAGTGTCCTGAGAGCGAGAAAACACGGGTACTCGACGAGTTGGAGGGAGAACTGCCCGAGCGCGTCGCGGGCGAGGCGGTGGCGGAGGTGGTCACCAAAGACGGGTTCAAGATCCTGCTCGACAGCGGCGCGTGGCTACTCGTTCGTCCCAGCGGCACCGAACCCGTGTTGCGGGTGTATGCCGAAGCCGAAAGCGAAGAGCGAGTCGGGGAGTTGCTCGACGCCGGTCGGGAGTTGGTCACGCCGCTCGTCTGA
- the samp2 gene encoding ubiquitin-like small modifier protein SAMP2, with protein MVTVDIVGGETHELAVEGTYGDLLDAVGLSRHEATVLRDGRPVPADGEIDAEFVRVLRLIKGG; from the coding sequence ATGGTCACGGTCGACATCGTCGGCGGCGAGACCCACGAACTCGCCGTCGAGGGAACTTACGGCGACCTGCTCGACGCGGTCGGCCTGAGCCGTCACGAGGCGACGGTCCTCCGCGATGGCCGGCCCGTTCCCGCAGATGGGGAGATCGACGCCGAATTCGTGCGCGTGCTCAGGCTCATCAAGGGCGGCTGA
- a CDS encoding SLC13 family permease, with protein sequence MSFGALAVSIGQLPPITTGMAVVFAVTIMAFALFASELVPVDVTALLVMVALMVLEPWTQVSIEEGVSGFSNSATITVLAMFILSAGISRTGAVQRLGKWMAGVARDDERRQLLSVIGVAGLPSGLLNNTPIVAMLIPAVSDLAREGGTSPSKLLLPLSYASMVGGMLTLIGTSTNLVASDVSARLLDHPFSMFEFTGLGALVFLTGALYLLLVGHRLIPERIATGEGLLAEFEMSEYLTEVALDEGSPLVGRTVAAVNEEIGPTVVQVIRDGAGRIEPFAAERLEAGDALIVRGGVEELRAFTTMDGLTIATTDVDERDFAAGERQRFVELVVPTGSSLVGVRLAESPFGEGVNPLSLRRGAELLHRRLGDVALDRGDTVLVQATAERIERLATDPNVIVARELEGTDYRTEKMPVAIGIVLSVVGLAAFGVLDILVAALAGVVAMVLGGVLDPDELYDAVEWDVILLLAGLIPLGIAFSQTGAAGLIGALVAESAQYLPPLGVLWVFYVITALTTAVVSNAGSVVLMIPVGVATAVQIGTNPFAFVLAVTFAASADFMTPIGYQTNLLVYGPGGYRFTDYFRVGAPLQILLSVVTVLGISVFWGL encoded by the coding sequence ATGTCGTTCGGCGCGCTCGCAGTCAGTATCGGACAGCTACCGCCGATAACGACCGGGATGGCCGTCGTCTTCGCCGTCACCATCATGGCCTTCGCGCTCTTTGCGAGCGAACTCGTCCCCGTGGACGTCACCGCACTGCTCGTCATGGTCGCGCTGATGGTGCTCGAACCGTGGACGCAGGTCTCAATCGAAGAGGGTGTCTCGGGGTTTTCGAACAGCGCGACCATCACGGTGCTTGCGATGTTCATCCTGAGCGCGGGCATCAGCCGGACGGGCGCGGTCCAGCGCCTCGGGAAGTGGATGGCCGGCGTCGCCCGCGACGACGAACGCCGGCAGCTCCTTTCGGTCATCGGCGTCGCCGGTCTTCCGTCGGGGCTGCTCAACAACACGCCCATCGTTGCGATGCTGATTCCGGCGGTCTCCGATCTGGCGCGCGAGGGCGGGACCTCGCCCTCGAAACTCCTGTTGCCGCTGTCGTACGCCTCGATGGTCGGGGGCATGCTCACCCTGATTGGAACCTCGACCAACCTCGTGGCCAGCGACGTCTCGGCACGCCTGCTCGACCATCCCTTCTCGATGTTCGAGTTCACCGGACTTGGCGCGCTCGTCTTCCTCACGGGAGCGTTGTATCTCCTGTTGGTCGGCCATCGGCTCATCCCCGAGCGCATCGCGACCGGCGAGGGATTGCTTGCCGAGTTCGAGATGAGCGAGTATCTGACCGAGGTGGCTCTCGACGAGGGATCGCCGCTCGTCGGGCGGACGGTCGCGGCGGTCAACGAGGAGATCGGGCCGACCGTCGTGCAGGTGATTCGTGACGGCGCGGGCCGCATCGAACCGTTCGCCGCGGAGCGACTCGAAGCGGGCGACGCGCTCATCGTGCGGGGCGGAGTCGAGGAACTCCGCGCGTTCACTACGATGGACGGGCTCACGATTGCGACGACCGACGTGGACGAGCGCGATTTCGCGGCGGGCGAGCGCCAGCGCTTCGTCGAACTCGTCGTTCCCACGGGGTCGTCGCTCGTCGGCGTTCGACTCGCCGAATCGCCGTTCGGCGAGGGGGTAAACCCCCTGTCGCTGCGCCGCGGGGCCGAGTTGCTCCATCGCCGGTTGGGCGACGTGGCGCTCGACCGTGGCGATACGGTTCTCGTGCAGGCGACCGCCGAGCGCATCGAGCGGCTGGCGACCGACCCGAACGTCATCGTCGCGCGCGAACTCGAAGGAACCGACTACCGAACCGAGAAAATGCCCGTCGCCATCGGCATCGTGCTCTCGGTCGTGGGTCTGGCCGCGTTCGGCGTGCTCGACATCCTCGTGGCGGCGCTCGCTGGCGTCGTGGCGATGGTGCTCGGGGGCGTGCTCGACCCCGACGAACTCTACGACGCCGTCGAGTGGGACGTCATCCTCCTGCTCGCGGGATTGATTCCGCTCGGTATCGCCTTCTCCCAAACCGGGGCGGCCGGCCTCATCGGTGCGCTGGTCGCCGAGAGCGCCCAATATCTCCCGCCGCTGGGCGTGCTCTGGGTGTTTTACGTGATTACGGCGCTCACGACCGCCGTGGTGAGCAACGCCGGCAGCGTCGTGCTCATGATTCCGGTGGGCGTGGCGACGGCGGTTCAGATCGGCACGAATCCCTTCGCGTTCGTTTTGGCTGTCACGTTCGCAGCGAGCGCCGACTTCATGACGCCCATCGGCTACCAGACCAACCTGCTGGTGTACGGCCCGGGCGGCTACCGCTTCACTGACTACTTCCGGGTCGGCGCACCCCTTCAAATCCTGCTGTCGGTCGTGACGGTCCTCGGCATTTCGGTATTTTGGGGGCTGTGA
- a CDS encoding replication factor C small subunit: protein MSEASESGGRGEIWIEKYRPQTLAAVAGQDDITERLRSYVAQDDLPHLLFSGPAGVGKTTSAMAIAREVYGEDWRENFLELNASDERGIDVVRDRIKNFARASFGGHDYRVIFLDEADALTSDAQSALRRTMEQFAGTTRFILSCNYSSQIIDPIQSRCAVFRFGPLPEEAVAEYVRTIAGEEGIDVTDDGVDALVYAADGDMRKAINGLQAAATTGGTVDEEAVYAITAAARPEEIEAMVQHAVGGDFAAARAKLDDLLTDWGLGGGDVIDQLHRSAWAFELDDRATVRLLERVGETDYRITQGANERLQLEALLASLALEAE from the coding sequence ATGAGCGAGGCAAGCGAGTCGGGGGGCCGTGGCGAGATCTGGATCGAGAAATATCGCCCACAGACGCTCGCGGCGGTCGCCGGACAGGACGACATCACCGAACGCCTCCGGAGTTACGTCGCACAGGACGACCTGCCACATCTGCTCTTTTCGGGACCGGCAGGCGTCGGGAAAACCACCTCGGCGATGGCCATCGCGCGCGAGGTCTATGGCGAGGACTGGCGCGAAAATTTCTTGGAACTCAACGCCTCGGACGAGCGCGGCATCGACGTCGTCCGGGACCGTATCAAGAACTTCGCGCGGGCGAGTTTCGGCGGCCACGACTATCGGGTCATCTTCCTCGACGAGGCCGACGCGCTGACGAGCGACGCCCAGTCCGCGCTCCGCCGGACGATGGAGCAGTTCGCGGGCACCACCCGCTTCATCCTCTCGTGTAACTACTCCAGTCAGATCATCGACCCGATCCAGTCGCGCTGTGCGGTCTTCCGGTTCGGGCCACTTCCCGAGGAGGCGGTCGCCGAGTACGTCCGAACGATCGCGGGTGAAGAGGGCATCGACGTCACCGACGACGGCGTGGATGCGCTCGTGTACGCCGCCGACGGCGACATGCGCAAGGCCATCAACGGGTTGCAGGCCGCCGCCACAACGGGAGGAACGGTCGACGAGGAGGCGGTCTACGCCATCACGGCCGCCGCACGCCCCGAGGAGATCGAGGCGATGGTCCAGCACGCTGTCGGGGGTGATTTCGCCGCTGCGCGCGCGAAACTCGACGACCTGCTCACCGACTGGGGGCTCGGCGGCGGCGACGTCATCGACCAACTGCACCGCTCTGCGTGGGCGTTCGAGTTGGACGACCGAGCGACCGTGCGGCTGCTCGAACGAGTTGGAGAAACCGACTACCGCATCACGCAGGGCGCGAACGAACGCCTCCAGTTGGAGGCGCTGCTCGCATCGCTCGCACTCGAAGCGGAGTGA
- a CDS encoding DUF7563 family protein produces the protein MPECQNCGAFVTAAYARVFTPSGIDEPRVCPQCEDKIRDGAEVRQARSTRRS, from the coding sequence ATGCCGGAATGCCAAAACTGTGGTGCGTTCGTGACGGCGGCCTACGCGCGAGTGTTCACCCCGAGCGGCATCGACGAACCACGCGTCTGTCCCCAGTGTGAGGACAAGATCCGCGACGGTGCGGAGGTCAGGCAGGCGCGCTCGACGCGACGAAGCTGA
- a CDS encoding GIY-YIG nuclease family protein codes for MSHHVYIVECSDGTLYTGYTTDVERRVGEHNASEGAKYTRGRTPVECRHTEEFESRGTALSREHEIKRLSRAEKERLCE; via the coding sequence GTGAGCCACCACGTCTACATCGTCGAGTGTAGCGACGGCACCCTCTACACGGGCTACACGACCGACGTCGAGCGCCGCGTCGGCGAACACAACGCCAGCGAGGGGGCGAAGTACACCCGCGGACGGACGCCCGTCGAGTGTCGCCACACCGAGGAGTTCGAGTCGAGAGGAACCGCGTTATCGCGCGAACACGAGATCAAGCGGCTGTCGCGGGCGGAGAAGGAACGGCTGTGCGAGTGA
- a CDS encoding DNA-binding protein: MADLIVKAAVKDELSDMNVSSDFYDALDEEVSTLLENAARRADENDRKTVQPRDL; encoded by the coding sequence ATGGCAGACCTGATCGTCAAAGCCGCCGTCAAGGATGAGCTGAGCGACATGAACGTCTCGTCGGACTTCTACGACGCCCTCGACGAGGAGGTTTCGACGCTGCTCGAAAACGCCGCCCGTCGCGCCGACGAGAACGACCGAAAGACCGTCCAGCCGCGCGACCTGTAA
- a CDS encoding GNAT family N-acetyltransferase — protein sequence MDVRTARPADLPAVMNVLDGASLSVDAENVRERIAAGVVLVAVADGRVLGTCVLDGREIDAIAVRRRRRGQGIGTALVEHAATSVDGALWADFHRRSRPFYDALGFAIKPTDEPDRFRGCRE from the coding sequence GTGGACGTCCGCACCGCACGCCCGGCGGACCTCCCGGCGGTGATGAACGTGCTCGACGGCGCGTCGCTGTCGGTCGATGCCGAGAACGTCCGCGAGCGCATCGCGGCGGGCGTGGTGCTCGTTGCCGTCGCCGATGGCCGGGTCCTCGGCACGTGCGTTCTCGACGGTCGGGAAATCGACGCCATCGCCGTCCGCCGCCGACGGCGCGGGCAAGGCATCGGTACCGCGTTGGTCGAACACGCCGCCACGTCGGTCGATGGAGCACTGTGGGCCGATTTTCATCGCCGCAGCCGTCCGTTTTACGACGCGCTCGGGTTCGCGATCAAGCCGACCGACGAGCCGGACCGGTTCCGCGGGTGTCGCGAGTGA
- a CDS encoding TspO/MBR family protein gives MSTVDWRSLPDRRPLVTLSSVVVACILLGAAGGLITAPQIETWYSTLDKPGFTPPSWVFGPVWTVLYALQGLAAWLVWKAGLDRRRVRIALALFTIQFVLNLAWSPAFFGLESPILGLAVIVPLWIAIVATIGTAARVERRAAALLVPYLAWVSFATALNYAIWTLN, from the coding sequence ATGTCCACGGTCGACTGGCGCTCGCTCCCCGACCGCCGTCCGCTCGTCACGCTCTCGTCGGTCGTCGTCGCCTGTATCCTCCTCGGCGCGGCCGGTGGTCTCATCACGGCCCCACAGATCGAGACGTGGTATTCGACGCTCGACAAGCCCGGCTTCACGCCGCCGAGTTGGGTCTTCGGGCCGGTCTGGACGGTGCTGTACGCCCTTCAGGGACTGGCCGCGTGGCTCGTCTGGAAAGCGGGTCTCGACCGCCGGCGGGTACGAATCGCGCTCGCACTGTTCACCATTCAGTTCGTCCTCAACCTCGCGTGGTCGCCGGCCTTCTTTGGTCTCGAATCGCCGATTTTGGGGCTGGCGGTCATCGTCCCGCTCTGGATCGCCATCGTCGCCACCATCGGGACCGCCGCGCGCGTCGAGCGCCGGGCCGCCGCCCTGCTGGTGCCGTATCTCGCGTGGGTCTCGTTTGCGACGGCGCTGAACTACGCCATCTGGACGCTCAACTGA
- the glmM gene encoding phosphoglucosamine mutase produces MFGTSGIRGPVGEEVTAALALDVGRALGVDCERVVVGRDPRESGRLLTDALTAGLRESGTDVLDAGLAATPTVARAVGWQDAEAGVSVTASHNPAPDNGLKLWQPSGQAFDEKRREEISRRVREGESNLVPWDDLGERREIDAGEYHLNVLGEIEIDDPASVIVDLGNGAGGVTVDALQRLGCEVETLNAQPDGSFPGRPSEPTAENCESLRALVEASNAAVGLAHDGDADRLRAVTDDGEFISGDVLLALFAREAVAESNVGDPQVAVPVDTSLAVDDALAPAASVTHTRVGDVFVAERATDADVVFGGEPSGAWIWPAQTLCPDGPLAACRLVALAAERSLAERVDEIETYPIRRESIEVTDKGGVMERVEERVTGEYEAVRTLDGVRVDFDDGWVLVRASGTQPLVRITAEARDDGRCEALFERAGAIVEDAREK; encoded by the coding sequence ATGTTCGGCACCAGCGGCATCCGTGGACCGGTCGGTGAGGAGGTCACCGCGGCGCTCGCCCTCGACGTGGGGCGCGCGCTCGGCGTCGACTGCGAGCGCGTCGTCGTTGGGCGCGACCCCCGCGAGAGCGGTCGTCTCCTCACTGACGCGCTGACCGCCGGCCTGCGAGAATCGGGTACCGATGTACTGGACGCGGGCCTCGCGGCGACCCCGACCGTGGCCAGGGCGGTCGGCTGGCAGGACGCCGAGGCCGGCGTCTCGGTGACGGCGAGTCACAACCCGGCACCGGACAACGGGCTCAAGCTCTGGCAGCCGAGCGGACAGGCCTTCGACGAGAAGCGTCGCGAGGAAATTTCTCGGCGCGTGCGCGAGGGCGAGTCGAACCTCGTCCCGTGGGACGATCTCGGCGAGCGACGCGAGATCGACGCGGGTGAGTACCACCTGAACGTACTCGGCGAGATCGAGATCGACGACCCCGCATCAGTAATCGTCGATCTCGGCAACGGTGCCGGCGGCGTCACGGTCGACGCCCTCCAGCGGCTCGGCTGCGAGGTCGAGACGCTCAACGCCCAGCCCGACGGCTCCTTTCCGGGACGGCCCTCCGAACCCACCGCCGAGAACTGCGAATCGCTACGTGCGCTCGTCGAGGCGAGCAATGCTGCAGTGGGACTCGCCCACGACGGCGACGCCGACCGCTTGCGGGCCGTAACCGACGACGGGGAGTTCATCTCCGGCGACGTCCTGCTCGCGCTGTTCGCCCGTGAGGCGGTCGCCGAGAGCAACGTCGGCGATCCCCAGGTCGCCGTCCCCGTGGACACGAGCCTCGCGGTCGACGACGCGCTCGCGCCGGCGGCGTCGGTCACCCACACGAGAGTGGGCGACGTCTTCGTCGCCGAGCGCGCCACCGACGCGGACGTGGTATTCGGCGGCGAGCCGAGCGGCGCGTGGATATGGCCCGCTCAGACTCTGTGTCCGGACGGCCCGCTCGCGGCCTGCCGGTTGGTGGCCCTCGCCGCCGAGCGCTCGCTCGCCGAGCGCGTCGACGAGATCGAGACGTACCCGATCCGGCGCGAGAGCATCGAAGTCACGGACAAGGGTGGAGTGATGGAGCGCGTCGAGGAGCGAGTGACAGGGGAGTACGAGGCGGTGCGAACGCTCGACGGGGTTCGGGTCGATTTCGACGACGGCTGGGTGCTGGTGCGCGCGAGCGGGACCCAGCCGCTGGTGCGGATCACCGCCGAGGCGCGCGACGACGGGCGCTGCGAGGCACTGTTCGAGAGAGCGGGCGCTATCGTCGAGGACGCACGAGAGAAGTAG
- a CDS encoding DUF7563 family protein, which yields MPECNYCGEHVSERFERVFADEHGRLFACPGCAANAGIAEAAKERAKNA from the coding sequence ATGCCAGAATGCAATTACTGTGGAGAGCACGTCTCGGAGCGCTTCGAACGGGTGTTCGCCGACGAGCACGGTCGGCTGTTCGCCTGTCCCGGCTGTGCGGCCAACGCCGGCATCGCCGAGGCGGCCAAAGAGCGCGCGAAGAACGCCTGA
- a CDS encoding helix-turn-helix domain-containing protein → MLELTLDVEQYDCPYIAATDDHRVAFSTLNWEFDRTAAELETRMVVEGADRTSLDAGLRTLRARDEILDYELVAKRDGVARIRSTIPTTDAMGVIRDHEGYITGPFQIESGSERWQVGFDAEGAAEGALAALEKNNEFTVETREQLELPAMSSYVRTVGAAMTLVDGCRDLSATERRTLEAAVDGGYFERPRDADLGALADEFGVSKPAVSNTLRRGQERVLSRVVDALDDLNATEVRRSD, encoded by the coding sequence ATGCTCGAACTCACGCTCGACGTCGAGCAGTACGACTGCCCGTACATCGCGGCGACCGACGACCACAGGGTGGCCTTCTCGACGCTGAACTGGGAGTTCGACCGCACGGCGGCGGAACTCGAAACCCGGATGGTCGTCGAGGGCGCGGACAGGACGAGCCTCGATGCGGGACTCCGGACGCTGCGCGCCCGCGACGAAATCCTCGATTACGAACTGGTGGCCAAACGCGACGGCGTCGCGCGCATCCGCTCGACGATCCCGACGACGGACGCGATGGGCGTGATTCGAGACCACGAGGGCTACATCACCGGTCCGTTCCAGATCGAGTCGGGCAGCGAGCGCTGGCAGGTAGGCTTCGACGCCGAGGGAGCCGCCGAGGGAGCGCTCGCGGCGCTCGAAAAGAACAACGAATTTACCGTCGAGACGCGCGAACAACTCGAACTCCCGGCGATGAGCAGCTACGTCCGGACCGTCGGCGCGGCGATGACGCTCGTCGACGGCTGTCGTGACCTCTCGGCGACCGAGCGCCGGACGCTCGAAGCCGCTGTCGATGGTGGCTACTTCGAACGCCCGCGCGATGCCGACCTCGGGGCGCTCGCCGACGAGTTCGGCGTCTCGAAACCCGCGGTCTCGAACACCCTCCGCCGGGGCCAAGAGCGCGTGCTCTCGCGGGTCGTGGACGCGCTCGACGACCTCAACGCGACCGAAGTACGGCGGAGCGACTAA
- the larB gene encoding nickel pincer cofactor biosynthesis protein LarB, with translation MHETLAALAAGDISVATAEARLAGYATGESGRFDAAREARSGLPEAVFAEGKEDEEVVELLDLALETTGRGLATRIDDETAAVVRAGVSEKWPEAETIHDERAGVLRAHTPEYEPPSLDAVVGVVTAGTVDGGPAGEAAVIAREMGATVERYDDVGVAGLHRLLDDLDGIRGADVLVVAAGREGALPTVLAGLVDIPVIALPIASGYGYGGEGEAALSGALQSCTALTTVNIDAGFVAGAQAGLIARVLDGAR, from the coding sequence ATGCACGAAACGCTGGCGGCGCTCGCGGCGGGCGACATCTCGGTGGCGACCGCCGAGGCGCGGCTCGCGGGCTACGCGACGGGCGAGAGCGGGCGCTTCGACGCCGCCCGCGAGGCACGAAGCGGGCTGCCGGAGGCGGTGTTCGCCGAAGGGAAAGAGGACGAGGAAGTGGTCGAACTGCTCGATCTCGCGCTCGAAACCACGGGTCGCGGGCTGGCGACGCGAATCGACGACGAGACGGCCGCAGTGGTGCGAGCAGGGGTCTCGGAAAAGTGGCCCGAAGCGGAGACCATACACGACGAACGAGCGGGCGTGCTCCGGGCGCACACGCCGGAGTACGAGCCGCCCAGCCTCGACGCCGTCGTCGGCGTCGTCACGGCGGGCACGGTCGATGGGGGACCGGCCGGCGAGGCAGCAGTGATCGCCCGCGAGATGGGAGCGACCGTCGAGCGCTACGACGACGTGGGTGTCGCCGGCCTGCACAGACTGCTCGACGACCTCGACGGGATTCGAGGGGCGGACGTCCTGGTGGTCGCCGCCGGACGCGAGGGGGCGCTGCCCACGGTGCTGGCGGGTCTCGTCGATATACCTGTCATCGCCCTACCAATCGCCTCGGGCTACGGCTATGGAGGGGAGGGCGAGGCCGCTCTATCGGGGGCGCTCCAGTCGTGTACCGCGTTGACCACGGTGAACATCGATGCGGGGTTCGTCGCGGGCGCACAGGCGGGGTTGATAGCGCGGGTACTCGACGGGGCCCGGTGA
- a CDS encoding histidine phosphatase family protein: MTVVLVRHGETDWNAERRLQGWAPTPLSERGREQATRVGEHLAARYEFDRTVASDLRRTRETAERIHRAGVDPESTFEKRWRERDFGVYQGLTYETMFEEYPEFSVGQSGEAALAATPERGESLLDLRERVLAGFDALAVDETVLVVTHGGPLYAVCSHVMGLDYATIIDEHSQDNCAVNELQPTAETFELVRRNDTSYRESV; the protein is encoded by the coding sequence ATGACCGTCGTACTCGTTCGCCACGGCGAGACCGACTGGAACGCCGAGCGACGCCTCCAGGGCTGGGCACCGACGCCGCTGTCCGAGCGCGGGCGCGAACAGGCCACCCGCGTCGGCGAACACCTCGCCGCGCGCTACGAATTCGATAGAACCGTGGCCTCGGACCTCCGGCGGACCCGCGAGACGGCCGAGCGCATCCACCGGGCGGGCGTGGACCCCGAGTCCACGTTCGAGAAACGCTGGCGCGAGCGCGATTTCGGCGTCTATCAGGGACTGACCTACGAGACGATGTTCGAGGAGTATCCCGAGTTCTCCGTGGGCCAGTCGGGCGAGGCGGCGCTCGCGGCGACGCCCGAGCGCGGCGAGAGTTTGCTCGACCTGCGCGAGCGCGTGCTGGCCGGCTTCGATGCGCTCGCTGTCGACGAAACGGTGCTGGTCGTCACCCACGGCGGGCCGCTGTACGCGGTCTGCAGCCACGTCATGGGACTCGACTACGCGACGATCATCGACGAGCACTCACAGGACAACTGCGCGGTGAACGAACTCCAACCAACTGCGGAGACGTTCGAGCTGGTGCGCCGAAACGACACGAGCTATCGGGAGTCGGTGTAG